The Agrobacterium larrymoorei genome includes the window ATCAGGTGGCCGCTCGCCACATTCCATATAATCCATGTAGTCGCTTGACATTAGGTAGGAATCTTTACGTCCGTGTAATGGCCCCATAAATATCCGGACACGATCTCCCACTTAACAAGTGTGCGAGGTAATGTGCCCATTATGACCAGTCACAGTCCTAAGATAGAAGTCCTGTCCGGCCCAGAGCGCCGCCGTCGCTGGTCGACGACAGAGAAGCTTGCCATCATCCAGGAGACATATGAGCCGGACGCAACCGTCAGCATCGTCGCTCGGCGCTACGGTATCCAGCCGAACCAGTTATTCACTTGGCGTAAGCTTGCCACCCAAGGAGCTCTAACGGCAACTGCTGCCGAGGAAGATGTCGTTCCAGCATCCGAATATCGTGCCCTTCAAAACCAGGTCAAAGAACTACAGCGTCTGCTCGGCAAGAAGACGATGGAAGGCGAGATTCTCAAAGAGGCGCTTGAGATCGCCACCGGCCCAAAAAAACACCTGTTGCGCTCGCTGTCATTGCCGAAGGGAAGTTCCCGATGACGGCTGTGTGCAAGACTTTTGGTGTTGCCCGGTCAAACATGGTAGAGCGGGTGAGACAGCGTCCTTCCAAAGCCCGTGGTCGGCCGCCGTTCGCGGATGATGTTCTTGTCGATGAAATCAAAGCGATCATCTCCGAGATGCCAACCTATGGATACCGCCGGGTTCATGCGCTCTTACGCCGTAAAGCCCGTAGCGAAAGCCGCTCATGGCCGAACGTCAAGCGCGTTTATCGGGTGATGAAGGTGCATGGCCTGCTTCTCGAACGCCATACTGGAGCCATTGATAGCCGTCGCCATGATGGTCTTGTCGCTGTCGCTCAATCGAATTTGCGTTGGTGCTCGGACGGTTTCGAAATCGGCTGCGATAATAAAGAAAAGGTCCGCGTTGCCTTTGCACTCGACTGCTGTGACCGCGAGGCAATTGCCCATGTCGCCACTACTGAAGGCATCAAAAGCGAAGATGTTCAGGACCTTGTCATCACGGCCGTCGAAAACCGCTTCGGCCGCATCAATATCCTTCCTAAGCCCATCGAATGGCTGACTGACAATGGATCATGCTTCATTGCGTCAGACACGAGATCGCTGCTGCTGGACATCGGGATGGAGCCTCGCACGACCCCGGTCCGCAGCCCTCAGTCCAACGGAATGGCCGAAGCCTTCGTAAAGACGTTCAAGCGCGAC containing:
- a CDS encoding IS3 family transposase (programmed frameshift) translates to MTSHSPKIEVLSGPERRRRWSTTEKLAIIQETYEPDATVSIVARRYGIQPNQLFTWRKLATQGALTATAAEEDVVPASEYRALQNQVKELQRLLGKKTMEGEILKEALEIATGPKKTPVALAVIAEGKFPMTAVCKTFGVARSNMVERVRQRPSKARGRPPFADDVLVDEIKAIISEMPTYGYRRVHALLRRKARSESRSWPNVKRVYRVMKVHGLLLERHTGAIDSRRHDGLVAVAQSNLRWCSDGFEIGCDNKEKVRVAFALDCCDREAIAHVATTEGIKSEDVQDLVITAVENRFGRINILPKPIEWLTDNGSCFIASDTRSLLLDIGMEPRTTPVRSPQSNGMAEAFVKTFKRDYVSVNPIPDAKTVIAQLPLWFEHYNTLHPHKALGYRSPREFLDRQTEI